The sequence GAAGGGAACTGAGGCAAATTTGGTAGATGCTTGTAATTTATCAGTGCTTGCTGTAACCTAGTAAATGGGAAAGGTAGGAGGAGAACAATTTCTCCCAATTGACAGAAACCTGAGATATCTGTCCTGAATAAGTGAAACATGCAGACAAAAACCCAAAGATGGAGGAAGTCTATTTTGTTGATAAGACACACGATTTCAGTAATTTCAAATATTCAGGATCAGAGATGAATAGTTGTCTTAAACTTTTATTAGCTATCTCAAAAATCTactttctgtaaaactgaaattttcattttgaaaatgtcaaagtGAAACCATCTCAGCAACTTAAGATTTAACCTAAGAAGTGTCTTGATTTCAGTCTAATAGTACTTTCTGATACTGATCACTGGTCCTTCTACCATTTACACCAGCTTCCTCCTGTGTATGTGAACACAAAGAGAgattttatacacacacacatgaatctgtggaggaaaaaaaaaaaaaaggattttttacCTAATCTTGTTTTCAAAAGGCATTAGCTGAGACCACCTAGAAACTTCAGCCTGAACTGGTTACAGCATGGAGACAGTCAAGGTTTCCAGATTCATAGGTCTAAAGGTTAGAAGATCAATGATGATCTCCACTGTGATCCCCTCGACAAAAGACTACATGTCATCCCACCTGCTAATTTCCTTGTGAAACCTGTAGTATGTTTGAGAAAGAACATGTACTTAAAGACTTCATTTCATGGAAAACCCATCACAACCCTCCATAAATTGGTCAAGTgttttcaatccattctccgcCCAGcctgtttgtgcttgggattgccatGACAGGTATTAGATTGCAATCTATTAGGACTGATATTACTCCTCAAAGACTTGTGCAGCTTGGGCTAAAGCACATCTGGCTCATATGTTTGCTTTTGCTAATGTATCTCAGTCTTTAAATTCTGGAGGTAAATTCAGACTGTGTGTATGACAAGGACTGGCAGTTGACCTGTGCCTGTTTCTCTGTGACCTTGAAAGACTCTCAGCACCACCTGAATATCTGTCTAGTGCATGCCTCCATTACACAGCATAGAAGGACAGCATCCACAGCGGATTTATCTTAATGGCCATCCTTGCATAGCTGTGAAATGATATCTCTTCAGACAGGGAACAGAGACAGACATGCATTCCCAGTAATATTAAATGCAGGGTTGAGAATTTCTGAGTACCAGCCACCTATTAAGCGGACAGGGGCTGAGGTAACTAACGTATTGCAAAGGTCAAAAAGAACCTCTGTCTTTCTGCTCAGTTATCTCTTATTTTACACAACCTAGTTTCAAAAACGTTATGCAACTTCTGATGAATTTATGTTCctggttggaaaaaaaaaaaaaaaaaagattttgttttctcctaaaCTCCACTGCATCTTTCCCTAAATTCAATAGCACAATATAAAGTATCTCCATTTCTGATACCTgaaaatagatatatattttcaagtatgattttacagaacatttaaaagCTAATACTATTTGatctttttaaagctgaaaatgaaaaagaaactataATTATTTGTCACATTCATTGTATTTACTTCACTGCTTTGCTAGTTTGAAATCTTTAATCTTTCAgaatgataatttatttttaaaatcatttcgTGCCCTCTAGTGGCAGATTTGTTAGGCATGGTAACTGCTGCTCTGGCAAGTCCTCATACCGTTCAGAATTAGACATTACAGTTACAGATAATGTTGAAATGGAATAAAGCCGCTTCATTTACCTTTAAAGTGAAATTTCTATCCAtctttacagtttaaaaaaaaataaattacatcgGTTTCTAGTTATGATGAGATATTACTGACAACAAAGCTAAACAATCTTGGGTTACAACATAAAtagcaacaataaaaagcaCATACTCAGTGTTTGACTGAGTTTGCTCTCAGAAATGGTATTGATGAACATTTCCTTGCACAAAGCACCATTCTGGTTGTTTCCTACTAGGACACTGTCCAACATCCTGGATTACAGTTTTTCGAAGTTGATACCTTCATAATGGTGACAGTGAAAAGGCTAAATCCCACCTGAGCTTCATCTTCCCTCCTGGAAAAATcgctttcttttccttactaAAGCAACAAAGTTATAGCACAGAGGAAAatccacaaaagaaagaaggaaatatttgaggacttcaaggaaaattaaatctgGGTTGATACACAATTTTATTATCTTTGTTTGCTGGGCCTCTACTAACTCGCTTTCTTAGGAAAGATAGCTCAAAATCCTTACCTTTTCCTTCATGTTCCCAAATTTTTTACTATAAGCTTCTGCAcctgagcagaaaaataaatcacaatgCTTTCAAACAACTCTTTCAGCATAGATTCTCAGGAGTCTTGAGATAGCAAActccaaatgaaaacaatgaggCATCCTGTACTTAGGCATCTGCACCCTTTTTGCTTTAGTTTGGCTTTCTTTTCCACCCCTAAATTACAAATATCTAGGAACACATTAAACATTAATCCTTTTCACTGAGTTACAGGTTCTGAGCTCAACAGAATCAGAATAACATTCACTTTGACTCTGAAAATTTGATTCCCAATGAAGATGGTAGAGATTCGCTACCAAAGAAAGCACTCAGATACATGTTTCATGCagataaaatgacagaaatcaaTATGTGctattctgattttaaaacccTTGCCTCTGGTAGTCTGAACAAAAAAGTAAGGCTTAATCAATCCAGCCTTTCCACTTCGCACTATAGATGGTTACTGAGGGCCTAAGAAGTTGGTGTtttcaaaactttcaaaaatctttttttttagggtGGTTTCTAATTTTGCAGGTCAgttttcttgattaaaaaaaaaaaaaaaaaaagttcattttaaaacccACAACAGTCTTTGCACACAAGGGTCATCAGAGCTGGCTCACTGATGGGagacaaatggaaaatgtaatttcaagCTAGTTATTGTTCCAAGTTCTCTTTGCAGTTTTGTCCACTAGGGAAATAATATAACATACTTTTTCCCTTCATATGTTTGCCTAATATAGTGCCTGAAAAGCcataatttaatttcatgttatttaatttttgttaagGTCTCAAAGATGGAACATTTTAGAGAGTAACCACTTAACTAGTTTACACttacgtaaaaaaaaaaaatgtttttattagttttacAGATTTTATGACTCAAAATCCTCATTGTAGCAGTTTTTGCACCTTTTGAAGTTGACACCTTTGCTTGTGTCTGTTTTAGATACAAATAATGAGCTAGAAATTATTAAGAAAACACTAAGGGGGGTAAAGGCAGAAAGTAGGGCAGCTGTCCTCTCCAGCACTAGACCCTGTGAAGTACAGCAGGcccccagctcagctctgtcgctccttccttcccttcctgggACAGAGGCAGCCTGCCAGGCACTAAAAACACAACTTCTCACCACTTGGGGCAGCAAAATCCAGTTCCTGAGCTGCTTTTGTAGCTGAGAATGACATCTCTTGGTCACTCCTGGGTgttcaatgaagaaaaaatttaaatcatcTGCCTATACAACTCTAGCAGGTCAGCATTATTTACAGTACTGATcaactcatgaaaaaaaaaaaaaaaaaactgtttcagagaaaacagcagtaatgATTAAAGGAATTGAAAATTAAGATGAATAGGGACCGAAAAGTTTGGGAAACGAGCAGAATAAGATGCAATAAAACACATATAAAACAATAAGTAGTACAGAAAAGGCTGAATGGGAAGTAATTTTCCTGTAGTTTAACCTGTGAGGATTCATGTGAATGCAAAGCCTGCTCAGATTAAACTGTGATCAGTATTAGGAGTAACTTTGAAGGAATATAAAACCTAGATCGCTTATCTTTGTTTCTTGCAGTAGTGAGAATTAGGGATAAAATCTGTGACAGAGGTTAAACTGATCCTTAAGTACCTCCCATTGGGGTTTTAGTCCTCACTCTAAGCTGGCCACACGGGCTGAGGGCAGCGTGCTGGAGCCTGGACTACATACCACAGAAGTTCCTGtgttcaggagaagaaaatcctgTCTGCATGGATGGCAGGCACTGACTGCAGTGGCCAAAAGATAACGACCACTAGCCCTAGTGGAAAAAGAGCTGTGGTGGTTCCAAGGGCGCTGACAAATGCTGACGCAGAGCCTGAGGAACACCTCTGGTCCTGCTGGGTGGGTCAATGATAACGAGGCTAGGTCAGCATGCTGATGGGGAAAATCCAGCAGCCTTGACAGGGAGCTGTCTGAAGTCAAGGTCTTCAgctgcacagccctgagcaactGCCAGCTGTCCCTTGGAAGGAGACTGATGATTCTTGCTTTATCACTGATGCGGATACTCAATACTGCTCTGAGTAAATGGCTGCTCCACATTCTGTGCTCAGGTTTGGAGACGAAGGCACAAGCGATATAATGTGAACATATGCCCCTGGGCTGGCCATGCAGGAACTGCTTATGCTGTGAACTCTGAGGCTCTTTGGGCACTATTGGTATTGCCTAATTAAAACAGACTTCCTCCAGAGCTAGGCAGATGTGGAGTACTGGGAGTGACATATTAGTCTGGGGTGAACTGATGCATTCAAAAAACATTAAGCAACACTACATAAAAGTGCTGTGATAATACGTCAAATGGGAAAAATggatgtcagaaaaaaaaagtgagcaaaagcaaaactcagGTATCAAACAACATTAAGAACAGCGATCATAGACTCGCAGAATCATTTACGTTGCaaaagatctctaagatcatctcgtccaacctttaacctagcactgacaagtccaccactaaaccatgctgcTCAGTTCTACATTTACATCTAATGAAAGCAAGGAGCGGGTCTTGTAGCATTCCAATAAATTGCTCccaaattcacagaaattatttgaCACAAAGACCTTTGAGAGGTGACATAGACTTTGAACTAAGTCAGAGAAATGAGCTAGAGCTTAGTACCTAGCAGGGTGTTGAAGGGAAAACACGAAGAACTGGAAACCAACCAGGCACACACTGCTTTCCCAGCAGAGTCAAGAACGGTCAGCAAGGCACGGCAAAGGCAGTGGCACACCTGGGAGGAAGACAGCAGGCAGAAAGGGGAGTGCAGTCAGCATTTGCTGCCCTGCCTTTCTTCCACCAGGTAGAAGTCGTGAGGGAAATGCATGTCCTGGGATACAGGACAGCTAAAAGGCCATGGATGGGGTGTGTGTGAGTGGACAACACAGGGCCAGGTGCCACAGGAGTtatgaggggaaatggccagGGTAGGAAAAGAAGCGTAGGGATGGGactgaggctgctctgcagaaagcgAATGCGGGCAGGATGATCGAATTTTTGAAGAGGGACAGAATACACATTATCCCCGACTAAAACACGGGCTTTCCTGACTGTAAGCGAGGGCAGCCAGGTCAGGGGTGACCCAGAGGAATGTGTGTGACGGGCAGGCACGGCCCCCTCACCCACACCGTGCCACCTcacccagcacctctgcacTACACCGCGCAGGACCCGGGGTTCAAATTCCTCCCTCTGGCCATGAAACGGAGCCTCCGGGAGGCGAGGCAGGCCTGCCAAGCCTGGCGCAGCACCCAGACCCCTCCACCTCcgccgggggcagccccagccccagccccgcggaCGCCCCGCGGACGCCCCGCGGCTGGGCCGGTCCGGCCAGACCCGGAGGCCGCCAGGGGGCGGGAGGCGAGGGTCGGTGCGGGCCGGGCCCATCGATGGGGGCGGCCGCTCTGCGCTCGGCTCCTCCGCCCTGCCTCTCGGCTCTGGATTAGCGAAACTGGCGACGTGGGaccgggccggccccgccgcgccccgcggggTGAAGCCGGGACTCGCCGCCCGCCGGCACCGCGCCGCGCCGGGGCTCCGCGGCTCCGCTCCGCACCGCAGCACCGCACCGCCGGCAGCGCGCCGTGGCCATGGCGCTGCGGGCCCGGGCGCTGTACGACTTCAGGTCGGAGAACCCCGGCGAGATCTCGCTGCGGGAGCACGAGGTGCTGAGCCTGTGCAGCGAGCAGGACATCGAGGGCTGGCTGGAGGGCGTCAACAGCCGCGGCGACCGCGGCCTCTTCCCGGCCTCCTACGTGCAGGTGAtccgcgcccccgccgccgagccgccgccgcccgcccgctaCGCCAACGTCCCCGCCGCCGGCTTCgagccgctgccgccgcccgccgccttCAAGCCGGcggcgcagcagcagcagcagcagcagcagcagcagcccccggcGGCGCAGCAGCCCCCCGAGCCCTTCCCGgtgccgcccgccgccgggtACCCCTTCCCTATGGCGCCCTACGGCGGCCCCTACCAGCCCAGCCAGGGCAGCGACGACGACTGGGACGACGACTGGGACGACAGCTCGACGGTGGCGGACGAGCCGGGAGCGCTGGGAAGCTCCTACCCCGACTAcgaggcggcggggggcggcggggcagcgGGGCGCTACCGGCTGTCCACGCGGTCCGAGCTGTCCCTGGGATCCCGCGGTGGTGGCGGAGGTGGTGGAGGCGGTGGTGGGCACGTAGCCGGACACCCGCACCCGGCCGGTGGAGGAGCCAAGAGCTCGGCCACGGTGAGCCGCAACCTCAACCGGTTCTCCACCTTCGTCAAGTCTGGCGGGGAGGCCTTCGTGCTGGGCGAGGCGTCGGGCTTCGTGAAGGATGGGGACAAGCTGTGCGTGGTGCTGGGCCCGCGCGGCCCCGAGTGGCAGGAGAACCCCTACCCCTTCCAGTGCTCCATCGAGGACCCCACCAAGCAGACCAAGTTCAAGGGCATGAAGAGCTACATTGCCTACAAGCTGGTGCCCAGCCACACCGGGCAGCAGGTGCACCGCCGCTACAAGCACTTCGACTGGCTCTACGGGCGCCTGGCCGAGAAGTTCCCCGTCATCTCTGTGCCCCACTTGCCCGAGAAGCAGGCCACCGGCCGCTTCGAGGAGGACTTCATCTCCAAACGTCGCAAAGGTCTGGCCTGGTGGATGGACCACATGTGCAGCCACCCCGTGCTGGCGCAGTGCGATGCCTTCCAGCACTTCCTCACCTGTCCCAGCACGGATGAGAAGGCCTGGAAGCAGGGCAAGCGCAAGGCTGAGAAAGACGAGATGGTGGGTGCCAACTTCTTCCTGACCATCAGTGTCCCCACTGGCCCTGGGGCCGGCCTGGACTTGCAGGAGGTGGAAAGCCAGGTGGACGGCTTCAAAGCCTTCACGAAGAAGATGGACGAGAGCGCCCTGCAGCTCAATCACACCGCCAACGAGTTCGCCCGCAAACAAGTCACTGGCTTCAAGAAGGAATACCAGAAGGTGGGGCACTCCTTCAAGTGCCTCAGCCAGGCGTTTGAGCTGGACCAGCAGGCCTTTTCAGCTGGCCTCAACCAAGCCATAGCCTTCACTGCGGAAGCCTACGATGCCATCGGGGACCTCTTTGCAGATCAGCCCCGACAGGACCTAGATCCCGTGATGGATTTGTTAGCGCTGTATCAGGGGCATTTGGCCAACTTTCCGGACATCATCCACGTCCAGAAAGGTAACACCCTTACTTATTTGCTGAAATTATAGTTTAATGTATTGGTGCCATGCAGACAGAGGTAGGAACCAGGAGCTAAACTTTCTCCATGTATGGCTTCTTGGCCTTGGGTTAAACTTTTCAGTGTTTACTCAGGTAGTCTGTTGCTAAAAATACCCAAAACACATCAGTGACAGCTTTCATTCTGTGCCAAAGGTCTAGACTTTGTTGGGATTTCTGTTTGTCAGAGGTTACTGAGCGTGACTGTGTGCCTCTGAAAGAAACCACATCTACCTGTGCGGCTGATACATTAAAGATTAATGAGCTTGTTTACAACCCCCAGAGATCAACTGGTATGAAAACATCTATTACTCTTTGACGTATGTCAGGTATCTTAAATCTCTGATCTAGCAGGTAATAGATAAGTAATCTGAAGATGCAGATACACCAACTGACCTTATTGTTGGAAGCGTTACATGCGTTTTGCAGTGGTGGACATTCAGATGAGAAGTTTAAAAGCGTTGGTGTTTGTCAGTTTGGCCGTACATTAAATTCCCTTTGCACCTTTGTGAGGACAGTGGTCTGCCACAGTGTTCCTAGTTGGGGTTTATCATCCCTTGCCCTTATTACCCTGAAGAGATGTTGCTCATGTGGTACCCTTTCAGCATCTTTCTACCTGAAACATGCTTCTGAGGTTCACATTGCTGCTTGTTTGGCACTTTGTGATCCATTAGGGGGAAGGaaactcagaaaatgaaagaatcaTCTGCTATATAACTAGGGATACGCATTCAGATAAATACAGGTTTGTAGCATTGAATAAGTGTAGATGATTTTCCTGCTCTGAAGTTAATGCTATTCATGCGTTCATCACTGTTGTGAGAAGAATAGCCCATCATTCATCCTTTTTCCTGTTATATTGCTGACCTATGGCTTTCAACTCAAAGATTAGAAGTAAAGAGACCTAGGAAAACACCACCTAGGCTGTACAGAAATTTGTGTGTGTAAGAGTTGTACAACAAAATACGAGAGCTTCTtcactggaaattattttcGAGATTTATAAGTGGTGGTCTGTATCCAGAGAGGCAGAGCCTTAACTGTGACCCACAGTGATTCAGTCTTTCATGCCATTATCTGCCTTTTTCAAGGCCTTGAAATCTTGAGATTTTTGATGAAATGGTTGGAAGAGTTTTTACAACAGATCAAAAAAGGCAGGCTTTCTGGAGGTGCACACTATTGCTAGGAAATTCTGAGGAGGCAGAGTTGATATAAAGTCCACAACTTGTTTAAGAAAGCAAGAGTTTCGTTTCAAGTAGATGCATCAAGTTCAGATTTTCATTCTCCTGCTGAATCTTGAAAATTGTGGGTGGAAACTTAAATAATCCTGATattattttgaagagaaaactgaaaagtgcAGTCTGACCTTTGAGAATTTGCTCCGCTAGCTGGTGTGGCATTGTGTTCTGATAACAACtctcaagtattttaaatttggaGAAAAGCGTGACCTTGGCAATGTCTCACACTTGGGAaggggaaagatttttttatcaGGTGCAATAAAACAGCAGATGATATACACTATTTAAATATAGTCTTAAAACTTTAAGATATATTATAGAGTTTACTTTGAGGAGAGGATTGGGAATAGTAGGATATGTGCTTGATTCAACCCATATTTCCTTTAGCT comes from Cygnus atratus isolate AKBS03 ecotype Queensland, Australia chromosome Z, CAtr_DNAZoo_HiC_assembly, whole genome shotgun sequence and encodes:
- the SNX18 gene encoding sorting nexin-18 isoform X1; this encodes MALRARALYDFRSENPGEISLREHEVLSLCSEQDIEGWLEGVNSRGDRGLFPASYVQVIRAPAAEPPPPARYANVPAAGFEPLPPPAAFKPAAQQQQQQQQQQPPAAQQPPEPFPVPPAAGYPFPMAPYGGPYQPSQGSDDDWDDDWDDSSTVADEPGALGSSYPDYEAAGGGGAAGRYRLSTRSELSLGSRGGGGGGGGGGGHVAGHPHPAGGGAKSSATVSRNLNRFSTFVKSGGEAFVLGEASGFVKDGDKLCVVLGPRGPEWQENPYPFQCSIEDPTKQTKFKGMKSYIAYKLVPSHTGQQVHRRYKHFDWLYGRLAEKFPVISVPHLPEKQATGRFEEDFISKRRKGLAWWMDHMCSHPVLAQCDAFQHFLTCPSTDEKAWKQGKRKAEKDEMVGANFFLTISVPTGPGAGLDLQEVESQVDGFKAFTKKMDESALQLNHTANEFARKQVTGFKKEYQKVGHSFKCLSQAFELDQQAFSAGLNQAIAFTAEAYDAIGDLFADQPRQDLDPVMDLLALYQGHLANFPDIIHVQKGALTKVKESKRHVEEGKMELQKAEGIQERCNIISFATLAEINHFHKIRVRDFKSQMQHFLQQQILFFQKVTQKLEEALHKYDSV
- the SNX18 gene encoding sorting nexin-18 isoform X2 codes for the protein MALRARALYDFRSENPGEISLREHEVLSLCSEQDIEGWLEGVNSRGDRGLFPASYVQVIRAPAAEPPPPARYANVPAAGFEPLPPPAAFKPAAQQQQQQQQQQPPAAQQPPEPFPVPPAAGYPFPMAPYGGPYQPSQGSDDDWDDDWDDSSTVADEPGALGSSYPDYEAAGGGGAAGRYRLSTRSELSLGSRGGGGGGGGGGGHVAGHPHPAGGGAKSSATVSRNLNRFSTFVKSGGEAFVLGEASGFVKDGDKLCVVLGPRGPEWQENPYPFQCSIEDPTKQTKFKGMKSYIAYKLVPSHTGQQVHRRYKHFDWLYGRLAEKFPVISVPHLPEKQATGRFEEDFISKRRKGLAWWMDHMCSHPVLAQCDAFQHFLTCPSTDEKAWKQGKRKAEKDEMVGANFFLTISVPTGPGAGLDLQEVESQVDGFKAFTKKMDESALQLNHTANEFARKQVTGFKKEYQKVGHSFKCLSQAFELDQQAFSAGLNQAIAFTAEAYDAIGDLFADQPRQDLDPVMDLLALYQGHLANFPDIIHVQKVVFEFALTRRFTFLNWGKFI